In Bifidobacterium adolescentis ATCC 15703, the sequence CTTGCCTTCCAGCTTGGCTTTCAGCCCTTCCAGCGCGGCGAAACGAATGTCGGTCATGTCATGCTGATGGTCGGGGTTCTCGTTGAGGTCGATGCCGCACTGCGAGCACAGGCCCTTGCAATCCGGCTTGCACAACGGCTGCAGCGGCAGTTCCTCGACCAGCGTGTCGCGCAGCAGCGCCTCGAGGTCGGCCCATGCGCCGCCGTCGAGCAGCGGGTACGTGTCTTCCGCCTCGTCCTCGCCGGCGATGATGTCCACTTCCTCTTCCTTGCCGTTCTTGCCGGCCTTTCCGCCCTTGCCGGCGGCGGACTTGTCCTCATACGGGAAGAAGGAGGTGACGTTCACCGTCCAATCGCGCTGGATCGGCTTCAGGCAGCGCGTGCATTCGGCATGCACGGGAGCGCTGATACGCGCGTTCAGAATCAGACCGTCGACGATCGAATCGAACGAGCCGACCACGCTCACATCCGCGCCTTCGTCCACGCCGACGATCTCATCGCCGATGCCGCTCGGCGCGGGGAAAGTGGCGTCGATCTCCTTGCTTTGCCCCGGACGCGAGGCCACCTGCGCCACGGAAACGGCCCATGGGGAATCTTCAGTACGTGCCATAGTTCAGTCTTTCGCTCTTTCTTGCTATGCGTTCCACGCGTGTTACGCGTCTTGCTCAGTTTTCCGGATAATCGTCCGCATCGAGATGGTCCAGATGCGCGCCGGCTTCGCGTTGGCGATCGTACAGCACGTTCAGGCCCGCCTGCACGCCGGTGCCGATCTTGTCGACCTGCTGTTGCAACGATTCCATCATGGTGATGCAGTATTTGTCGGCGTTCTGCGTGAGCTTGTCGGCCTTGGCTTGCGCCTGGTCGAGAATGCCGCGCGCCTTCTGCCTGGCGAGTTCCGTCACGTTCTCCTGCCCGGCAAGGAACTGCGCCTGCTCGTTGGCTTCGCGTACGGTGTCGGCGGCACGCGACTGCGCGGATGCGATGATCACGTTGGCTTGCGTTTGCGCGCTTTCCAGACGGCGTTCCGATTCGCGCATCAGCGCGGAGGCGCGTTCCAGCTGCACTGGCAGCATCTTCTTGAGTTTGTCGAGCTTGCCGGTGAACGATTCGCGGTCCACGCGCACCGAGCTCGGCGCGAACAGAATCGGCTTGGCCTCGTCCAATTCCTCTTCGATGCTGTCGATGATGTCGTAGACGGTGGTGAATTCGTCGCGGCTGCGATCCGAACTGTCGTCGAGTGGCGCATCGGGATCGAACGTGGCACGAAGGTCGGGCAGGTCCGACATGGAAATCGACGGTTTCGACGATTTCGCGGGCTTTGCCGGCTCATCCGTAGCACGGTCGGCGGCATTGCCGGTTGCGGAGTTGTTGGTCGCTGCGGTACCGGCAACAGCGCCGGTGGCCGGATAATCGGCCGCCGGCGTGACCGGCTGCTGCGACGTGGCGTCATCGGCGTCAGCAAGCGGCTTGAAATCGTTGGTCTCTTCACTCATCATGCTCTCTTTTCGTTCTTGAGCGCCTCGCCGAGCAGTGGAATCACGCAATCGGGCACCATGCCCGTCACATCGCCTCCGTGCCGTGCCACGTCCTTGACGATGGAGCTGGAGATGTGCTCCAGGTCCGGGGCCGCAGGCAGAAACAGCGTTTCCACTCCGGCGAGTTTGCGGTTGACCAATGCCATGCCCAGCTCAGCCTCGTAATCGCCGTTCTGCCGAAGTCCTTTGACGATGACCGTCGCACCGATTTTCGTGCAATAGTCGGTGATCAGGCCGGTGGTAGACGCCACCTTCACATTGGTGCAACCGCGCTTGGCGAGCGCCTGGCGGATGATCTCAACACGGGTTTCCTCGGAAAACATCGGCGTCTTCGCCGCGTTCACGGCCACCACCACATGCACTTCGTCGAAAAAGCGCGCGCAACGCTCGATGACGTCCAGGTGGCCGGCGGTCACTGGGTCGTACGACCCGGGGCAAACTGCAATTGTCATAACCTTAAGCGTACCGCGATTGGTTGAGAACGTGCGCAACATCGGCGTATGCCCGTGTTGGCGCGGTTCGTGCGCACGGGTGGCGGCGCAATGCGGCTCGGCTATGATGGAAGGCAGTGGGGCCGCGATCGCGGCTTGTGTGAGGAGTCTTAATTATGGTATTTGCGATTTTCGATGGCCTGTTCGGATCCGACGATCCGGTTTCGCCGCTGTCCAACCCGGATGCGGGTACCGGTACCGCCGTTCTGGAACGTCCTGAAGAGGAAACGAAGCTTGATGACGGTGGCAATGGCGATGCCGACCGTTTCGCGCATTATGTGTCGCGTGACCGTATCGCCGAATCGAAGATGACGGGCCGTCCGGTTGTGGCGTTGTGCGGCAAGGTGT encodes:
- a CDS encoding cell division protein: MMSEETNDFKPLADADDATSQQPVTPAADYPATGAVAGTAATNNSATGNAADRATDEPAKPAKSSKPSISMSDLPDLRATFDPDAPLDDSSDRSRDEFTTVYDIIDSIEEELDEAKPILFAPSSVRVDRESFTGKLDKLKKMLPVQLERASALMRESERRLESAQTQANVIIASAQSRAADTVREANEQAQFLAGQENVTELARQKARGILDQAQAKADKLTQNADKYCITMMESLQQQVDKIGTGVQAGLNVLYDRQREAGAHLDHLDADDYPEN
- a CDS encoding DUF3039 domain-containing protein encodes the protein MVFAIFDGLFGSDDPVSPLSNPDAGTGTAVLERPEEETKLDDGGNGDADRFAHYVSRDRIAESKMTGRPVVALCGKVWVPKRDPTHYPVCPDCKRIYDEMMNSSF
- a CDS encoding YceD family protein → MARTEDSPWAVSVAQVASRPGQSKEIDATFPAPSGIGDEIVGVDEGADVSVVGSFDSIVDGLILNARISAPVHAECTRCLKPIQRDWTVNVTSFFPYEDKSAAGKGGKAGKNGKEEEVDIIAGEDEAEDTYPLLDGGAWADLEALLRDTLVEELPLQPLCKPDCKGLCSQCGIDLNENPDHQHDMTDIRFAALEGLKAKLEGKE
- the coaD gene encoding pantetheine-phosphate adenylyltransferase; the protein is MTIAVCPGSYDPVTAGHLDVIERCARFFDEVHVVVAVNAAKTPMFSEETRVEIIRQALAKRGCTNVKVASTTGLITDYCTKIGATVIVKGLRQNGDYEAELGMALVNRKLAGVETLFLPAAPDLEHISSSIVKDVARHGGDVTGMVPDCVIPLLGEALKNEKRA